A region of the Zhihengliuella halotolerans genome:
GTCCGGGTCCTTCCAGCCGGAGCCGAACTCGTCGCGTTCGTATCCGGTCTTCGGTGCGCGCCCCTTGACGTCGATGGTCGCCAGCTGCTCCAGGAGCGGCTCGTCGGACTCGGCGAAGCCCGCGTTCGCGTCGCTCTCGGCCTCCAGTGCGGGCTCCGGCGCGGTCGCCTCCAGCTCGTCGACGATGTCCCAGAGGATGCTCTCCGCGGCGGTGCACCCGGTGAGGGAAGAGAGGACGACGGCGCCGCCGGCCAGGGCGGCGAGCAGACGGGTGGTGCGGCGTGTGGACACGGTCGGGTGGCCTCCATGAGTTAGGGCTGGAATGACGGGCCGACCACGAGAAAGACCGGTCGGCACGGTGCACCACCCTATCGGCGGGGACCCGCGGAATGGGAGAGCCCCGCCGACCCTGGGCCGCTGTCCCGGCCGGGATACATTGGGAGCGGCGCTCGGCGGAGGATCGGCGCGGGATCGGGGGAGTCGATGGCGCGCGGCCGCGGGATGCTGATCCTCTATCTGTCGGCGGTCGTCTGCCATTTCCTGCCGTCGTTCGCTTTTGCCGTGATCTTCTACTCGGGTGCGGTTGGCAGTGCGGCGCTGGCCGCGTTGGCCCAGGCGTTGACAGGCGCGGCGACGCTTTTCGCCGCGCTCACGTGGAGCCAGAGTCGTGGTCGCTGGCTCCTGCATTCAGGTTTTCTGACGCGTCTTTGCGCGGGTGCGGCCACGGCTCTCCCCTTTGTCCTGCTCTTCGGGTTCACCAGCGCGTTCGCTGTCTTCCTGCTGCTGCTCTTGGCCGGGCTTGGTGCGGTGGGCTCAGCACTGCACCTGGTGGTGGCGCCGGATCGCGAGGTCGCCGCCCTGCTGTGGCCGACGCGCGCTGATTCCCAGGAATAGACGAACGGCGCCGCACCGGTCCACGGGGAACTGGTGCGGCGCCGTCGTACTGCCTGGAGCCAGGAGGCGGTGCCGGCTACTTCACGCCGGACATGAGCTTCTTGATGCCGGGCGTTGCGGCCGCGAGGGCGATGCCGAGGACGATCGACGTGCCGCCGAGGGCGACGAAGTAGGCGATCTCGTTGCCCTCCGTGTAGAAGCCGGCCAGGATGCCCGCGAGCGTGGTGCCTAGCGAGATCGACAGGTAGAACAGCGCCAGCATCTGCGTCGTGAAGGCGACGGGTGCGAGCTTCGTCGCGACCGAGAGCCCGATCGGCGACAGGAACAGCTCGGCCCACGTGACCAGCAGCAGGATGCCGACGAGTGCCAGCAGCGGCGTCGCGTCCAGGGCCTCGAGCGGGATGAACGCCAGGTAGGCGATGCCGATGATCACCAGGGCCGTACCGAACTTCAGCGGCGTGGACGGCTGGCGGTTGCCGAGCTTGGTCCAGAACGCCGCGAAGATGGCCGCGAAGATGATGATGAACACCGGGTTGATCGACTGCACCCAGCTCGCCGGCATCTCCCAGCCGAAGATGTGGCGGTCCAGGCGCTGCTCGGAGTACACGGCGATGAACGTGAACTGCTGCTGGAACAGGGCGAAGAACGCCGCCGAGGCGATGTAGAGCGGGATGAATGCGACGACGCGCTTGCGCTCCACGGCTTCGACCTTGCGGGAGCGCAGGATCACCACGAAGTAGAGGGCGGACGCGGCGACCGCGGCGATCGCCATGGTGTTGGCCAGGTTGGCCGGGTTCACGAGGCCGGTGGTGAACGCGATGACGATCACGATCAGGCCGAGCAGGGCGCCGAGACCGAATTTCTTGCGGGCTTCGCGCGGCAGCGGGTTGGCCACGTGGTGCGACGACTCGGGCAGCTTCTTGCGGCCGGAGACGTAGATCGCCAGACCGAGGGCCATGCCGACCGCCGCGGCGCCGAAGCCGAAGTGGAAGCCGATGCGGTCCTGCAGTGCGCCGGTGAGCAGCGGGCCGACCAGGCCGCCGATGTTCACGCCCATGTAGAAGATCGAGAAACCGGCGTCGCGGCGCGTGTCCTCACGCGTGTAGAGGGCGCCGACGAGCGATCCGGCCGCGGCCTTCACGCCGCCGGAGCCGAGCGCGACCAGGATCAGGCCGACTGCCAGGCCGACGGCGCCCGGCAGTACGGCCAAGGCCACGTGGCCGGCCATGACGACGATCGCCGAATAGAAGAGGACGCGCTCCGAGCCGAGGAGCCGGTCCGCGATCCAGGCGGCGAGGATCGTGCTCAGGTAGACGCCGCCGCCGTAGGCGCCGACGAGACTCAGGGCCAGGCCCTGCTCCATTCCAAGGCCACCATCGGTGACCGAGAAATACATGTAGTAGGCCAGAATGGCCTGCATTCCGTAAAAGGAGAAGCGCTCCCACAGTTCAACCGTGAAGAGGTTGAACAGCATCGGAGGGTGTCCGAAGAAGGACTTCTCCGCTCCCTTGACCGCGGGGGTGTGCGGTTCGTGTGTAGTGGTCATTCACACAATGAAACGCCAATATGCGACGTACAGCATACTTAAGTGAGTTGACTCACGGTGTCGCCGGCGGCGTGAGGGGCCTCCATGATGTAGTTCATTTCCCCGGATTCTCGCCGGCCCACTCCCGCAGCCGCGGGCTCAACTCCACCGTGAAGTCCATGCCGCGCAAGGCATCTGCGGTGACGTCCAAGCCGCGCCTGCGGGCCTCCCAGGCGAAGTCGTCGTAAGCGAGCTCGTCGTCGAGTGCGATGGAATCCGCGTTCGGTTCGCCTGCGGGCCGTTCGTCCGGCTGGAGGCAGGCGCGCACGTCCTCTTCGATCTGCGCGGGCGACGTGAGAGCGCGCAGCGTGGGGCCGGTGGTCGACGACTTCGCTGCGGCGTCGTGCTCCTCCCGTCCGGCGGGGCCGGCGGGCGGACCCGGCCGCGCCACCCGGATCGCCGACTCGGAGAACCCGCGCTCGGTGACCAGGACGGCACGCCCGTCGTCGAGTCGGCAGAACACCAGGATCGAGACGCTCAGCGAGTCATCGGCCGGGCTCTGCCGGGCTCTGCCGGGATCGGCCGTCGGCGTCGAGCAAGCGCGGTGGCGCTTCGAGTTCGCACCACGCGCCGAAGCCGACCACGCGGCTGCGGTCGACGGGGTGCCGACCCGGCGGGCGGTCCCGGTACGCGGCGGGGTCGGGGCCGATCCCCGGATCCTGCATCCACTCCGGCACGCGCGGGCGAACCGCGTCCGGCGATGGCGCCCAGTAGCCCGACCCGTCGGGGTACAGCTCGCTCAGTCCCCGGGATCCCGGTCCGCTGTTCGTTTCCCGGTTCATGCGACCCCGATCGGCGGGGAGAACGGTGAGGCGTCGAAGTGCGGCTCCAGCTGGGCCGCCAGCGCGAGCAGCTGCGCCTCGGAGCCCGCG
Encoded here:
- a CDS encoding peptide MFS transporter, with the protein product MTTTHEPHTPAVKGAEKSFFGHPPMLFNLFTVELWERFSFYGMQAILAYYMYFSVTDGGLGMEQGLALSLVGAYGGGVYLSTILAAWIADRLLGSERVLFYSAIVVMAGHVALAVLPGAVGLAVGLILVALGSGGVKAAAGSLVGALYTREDTRRDAGFSIFYMGVNIGGLVGPLLTGALQDRIGFHFGFGAAAVGMALGLAIYVSGRKKLPESSHHVANPLPREARKKFGLGALLGLIVIVIAFTTGLVNPANLANTMAIAAVAASALYFVVILRSRKVEAVERKRVVAFIPLYIASAAFFALFQQQFTFIAVYSEQRLDRHIFGWEMPASWVQSINPVFIIIFAAIFAAFWTKLGNRQPSTPLKFGTALVIIGIAYLAFIPLEALDATPLLALVGILLLVTWAELFLSPIGLSVATKLAPVAFTTQMLALFYLSISLGTTLAGILAGFYTEGNEIAYFVALGGTSIVLGIALAAATPGIKKLMSGVK